A stretch of Schaalia odontolytica DNA encodes these proteins:
- the ffh gene encoding signal recognition particle protein — protein MFGNLSDRLSQSFRSLRSRGVLTESDVDHAISDIRRALIDADVALPVVRQFTTQVREKAYGAARSKALNPGQQVVSIVHEELVEILGGATRELTFAESGPTVFMLAGLQGAGKTTLAGKLGKWLREEGKTVLLVASDLQRPNAVQQLQVVGERAGVKVWAPEPGNGVGDPVEVARSGVEFARQSGINVVIVDTAGRLGVDQEMMDQAIAIRDAVNPHEIMFVLDAMVGQDAVSTSTAFRDGVGFTGVVLSKLDGDARGGAALSVRGVTGAPILFASTGEGLDDFERFHADRMAGRILDMGDILTLIEQAEKKMDAEEAEKVAAKAMAGQLTLGDFLSQLQQIKKLGSMKKMLGMIPGAAQMREQIENFDEREVDRVEAIVRSMTPAEREDVSILNGSRRARIARGSGTTVTEVNQLVQRFEAAREMMAQMGQMGGGVPGMGALPGRGGKAKQKANARKAQAQRARMKKSARSGNPAKRRQQELEAMLPPSERSAPQGSSFGVAQEAPASRPTIDDLPDDVKRMLGQL, from the coding sequence GTGTTTGGAAACCTGTCAGATCGTCTGAGCCAGTCGTTCCGTAGCCTGCGTAGCCGCGGCGTCCTGACCGAGTCGGACGTCGATCACGCGATTTCCGACATTCGTCGCGCCCTCATCGACGCGGACGTTGCGCTCCCCGTCGTTCGCCAGTTCACCACGCAGGTTCGCGAAAAGGCCTACGGCGCAGCCCGTTCCAAGGCGCTCAACCCGGGCCAGCAGGTCGTCTCCATCGTGCACGAGGAACTCGTCGAGATCCTCGGTGGCGCCACGCGTGAGCTGACCTTCGCAGAGTCCGGCCCGACCGTCTTCATGCTCGCCGGCCTCCAGGGTGCCGGTAAGACCACGCTCGCCGGAAAGCTGGGTAAGTGGCTGCGCGAGGAGGGCAAGACCGTCCTGCTCGTCGCCTCCGACCTCCAGCGCCCCAACGCCGTCCAGCAGCTCCAGGTTGTCGGCGAGCGAGCCGGCGTCAAGGTGTGGGCACCCGAGCCCGGAAACGGCGTGGGCGACCCCGTCGAGGTCGCGCGTAGCGGCGTCGAGTTCGCCCGCCAGAGCGGCATCAACGTGGTCATCGTCGATACGGCAGGCCGCCTCGGCGTCGACCAGGAGATGATGGACCAGGCGATCGCCATCCGCGACGCCGTCAACCCCCACGAGATCATGTTTGTCCTTGACGCCATGGTCGGTCAGGACGCGGTCTCCACCTCCACAGCCTTCCGTGACGGCGTCGGCTTTACGGGCGTCGTCCTGTCCAAGCTGGACGGCGACGCGCGCGGTGGTGCCGCACTGTCCGTTCGCGGCGTGACCGGTGCTCCGATTCTGTTTGCCTCGACGGGCGAGGGCCTCGATGACTTTGAGCGCTTCCACGCCGACCGTATGGCCGGCCGCATCCTCGACATGGGTGACATCCTTACCCTCATCGAGCAGGCCGAAAAGAAGATGGATGCCGAGGAGGCGGAGAAGGTCGCGGCCAAGGCAATGGCCGGCCAGCTCACCCTCGGCGACTTCCTGAGCCAGCTGCAGCAGATCAAGAAGCTCGGCTCGATGAAGAAGATGCTCGGCATGATCCCGGGCGCTGCCCAGATGCGCGAGCAGATCGAGAACTTCGACGAGCGCGAGGTCGACCGCGTGGAGGCCATCGTCCGTTCGATGACCCCGGCCGAGCGCGAGGACGTATCGATCCTTAACGGCTCTCGTCGAGCGCGTATCGCCCGCGGTTCCGGCACGACTGTCACCGAGGTGAACCAGCTCGTGCAGCGCTTCGAGGCAGCGCGCGAGATGATGGCGCAGATGGGCCAGATGGGTGGCGGTGTTCCCGGTATGGGCGCACTCCCCGGCCGCGGCGGCAAGGCGAAGCAGAAGGCCAACGCCCGCAAGGCTCAGGCCCAGCGTGCCCGCATGAAGAAGAGCGCACGCTCCGGTAACCCCGCCAAGCGTCGCCAGCAGGAGCTGGAGGCCATGCTGCCTCCGTCTGAGCGCAGCGCACCCCAGGGTTCCTCCTTCGGTGTAGCCCAGGAGGCCCCCGCTTCGCGTCCGACGATCGACGATCTGCCGGACGACGTCAAGCGCATGCTCGGCCAGCTCTGA
- a CDS encoding amidohydrolase family protein, which translates to MEFSGLALWADNETERPSWVRGTWRVDGGVIRRVSDREEAPSAGCIVPGMVDTHCHIGYSDTGSVSEAEMVEQARATLASGVTVVRDCGVPVDNSPAARATGLHLIRCGRHVARPKRYMRDLPLDVDDQSELPAVLASMAHSSDGWVKIVGDWIDRSAGADSDLMPLWDPAVLIDAVAAVHEAGARIAVHAFSHRVIDSLIEAGVDDIEHGSGIDADQAREIAARGIAVTPTLRQVELFKDFAAQAGAKYPVYAATMQAMYDERRSHFEMLVDSGVLLLMGTDSGGYQDHGTIAGELDLWLQWGAPAEFTIDAATWVSQRYLSYPGLVEGAPADFLILDEDPRANPAILANPARVTLGGTPVWERLPA; encoded by the coding sequence ATGGAGTTCAGTGGGCTCGCCCTGTGGGCGGATAACGAGACCGAGCGCCCGTCGTGGGTGCGCGGCACGTGGCGCGTCGACGGGGGAGTGATCCGCCGCGTCTCCGATAGGGAAGAGGCGCCGTCGGCGGGATGCATCGTCCCTGGCATGGTGGATACGCACTGCCACATTGGGTACTCGGATACCGGTTCGGTGTCCGAGGCTGAGATGGTCGAGCAGGCGCGCGCGACGCTCGCGAGCGGCGTGACCGTCGTGCGCGATTGCGGCGTGCCGGTCGATAACTCGCCTGCCGCTCGCGCAACCGGTCTGCACCTGATCCGCTGTGGCCGCCATGTTGCGCGTCCGAAGCGCTACATGCGTGACCTGCCGCTGGACGTCGACGATCAGAGCGAGCTTCCCGCGGTCCTCGCGTCGATGGCACACTCCTCCGACGGGTGGGTGAAGATCGTCGGAGACTGGATCGACCGCAGCGCCGGGGCAGACTCGGACCTCATGCCCCTGTGGGACCCCGCCGTGTTGATTGACGCTGTTGCCGCCGTGCACGAGGCCGGGGCGAGGATCGCCGTGCACGCCTTCTCCCACCGCGTCATCGACTCGCTCATTGAGGCCGGCGTTGACGACATTGAACACGGCAGCGGTATCGATGCGGATCAGGCTCGCGAGATTGCCGCACGCGGCATCGCGGTGACGCCGACGCTGCGCCAGGTCGAGCTCTTCAAGGATTTTGCGGCCCAGGCGGGTGCGAAGTACCCCGTCTATGCGGCGACGATGCAGGCAATGTACGACGAGCGACGCTCCCACTTCGAGATGCTCGTCGACTCCGGGGTCCTTCTCCTGATGGGAACCGACTCGGGGGGCTACCAGGATCACGGCACGATCGCCGGCGAGCTTGACCTGTGGCTCCAATGGGGCGCGCCCGCTGAGTTCACGATCGACGCTGCGACGTGGGTGAGCCAGCGCTACCTCAGTTACCCCGGCCTCGTCGAGGGGGCTCCCGCTGATTTCCTCATCCTGGACGAGGACCCGAGGGCCAACCCGGCGATCCTCGCGAACCCCGCGCGCGTGACGCTGGGTGGAACGCCCGTGTGGGAGCGTCTGCCCGCCTGA
- the rpsP gene encoding 30S ribosomal protein S16 gives MAVRIRLKRVGKIHAAQYRVVVVDSRKKRDGRVIEEVGYYDPQPNPSIIRIDSERAQYWLGVGAQPSDQVRKLLVLTGDIAKFNGKADAVSRVIVSEADKAAQAEQAIKDAEAAAEKSKAAASAKKAEEEAAAAAAAAEAEAGEQASEEAAGEDA, from the coding sequence GTGGCAGTTCGAATTCGCCTGAAGCGCGTGGGTAAGATCCACGCTGCCCAGTACCGTGTTGTCGTTGTCGATTCGCGCAAGAAGCGTGACGGCCGCGTCATCGAAGAGGTCGGTTACTACGATCCTCAGCCCAACCCGTCGATCATCCGCATCGACTCTGAGCGTGCCCAGTACTGGCTCGGTGTTGGCGCTCAGCCTTCCGACCAGGTCCGCAAGCTGCTGGTCCTGACCGGTGACATCGCCAAGTTCAACGGCAAGGCCGACGCTGTTTCCCGCGTCATCGTCTCCGAGGCCGACAAGGCCGCCCAGGCCGAGCAGGCCATCAAGGACGCCGAGGCTGCTGCCGAGAAGTCCAAGGCCGCTGCTTCCGCCAAGAAGGCCGAGGAAGAGGCCGCCGCTGCTGCAGCCGCTGCTGAGGCTGAGGCCGGCGAGCAGGCTTCCGAAGAGGCCGCCGGAGAGGATGCCTGA
- a CDS encoding RNA-binding protein, which translates to MLADALEHLVSGIVDHPEDVEVTPRSMRRGQLLEVRVNPEDLGRVIGRGGRTARALRTVMGALSTRGTVRVDVVDTDRE; encoded by the coding sequence ATGCTCGCCGACGCGTTGGAGCACCTGGTCAGCGGCATCGTTGACCACCCCGAAGATGTCGAGGTGACGCCTCGTTCCATGCGACGTGGCCAGCTTCTTGAGGTTCGAGTGAACCCCGAGGATCTGGGTCGCGTCATCGGACGCGGCGGTCGGACGGCTCGCGCGCTGCGCACCGTCATGGGTGCGTTGTCCACGCGTGGCACCGTCCGTGTTGACGTCGTCGACACGGATCGCGAGTAA
- the rimM gene encoding ribosome maturation factor RimM (Essential for efficient processing of 16S rRNA), giving the protein MQLTAAIVGPAHGLRGEVIVDVRSDDPEVMAPGSRLDIAGDQRSLTVRTVRVHKDRVLASFEECVTREDAEALRGARLLVDAHPEEDAWYPHELKGLQARTPSGDVLGTVSGLTPGAAQDLLLVATDRGTVMVPFVTALVPTVDVEGRCVVIDAPPGLFDDDAVSEREGD; this is encoded by the coding sequence ATGCAGCTCACAGCCGCTATCGTCGGCCCCGCCCACGGCTTGCGAGGCGAGGTTATCGTGGACGTGCGCAGCGACGATCCCGAGGTCATGGCACCCGGTTCGCGCTTGGACATTGCGGGAGATCAGCGCAGCCTCACTGTGCGCACCGTTCGCGTGCATAAGGATCGCGTGCTCGCATCGTTCGAGGAATGCGTGACTCGCGAGGATGCTGAGGCTCTGCGCGGTGCCCGACTGCTCGTCGATGCTCATCCCGAGGAGGATGCCTGGTATCCGCACGAACTCAAGGGTCTCCAGGCGCGTACTCCGTCCGGCGATGTTCTCGGTACCGTTAGCGGGCTGACCCCGGGCGCGGCTCAGGATTTGCTTCTCGTTGCCACGGATCGCGGCACTGTCATGGTTCCCTTCGTGACGGCCCTCGTTCCGACCGTCGACGTCGAGGGTCGATGTGTCGTCATCGATGCGCCCCCCGGCCTGTTTGACGACGATGCCGTGTCGGAGCGCGAGGGCGACTGA
- the trmD gene encoding tRNA (guanosine(37)-N1)-methyltransferase TrmD, giving the protein MRFDLISIFPDYFAPLRLSLMGKAEDAGLVHLQAHDLREWATGKHRSVDDTPYGGGAGMVMRADVWARALDEVLAMPLAERDGDGSQASPRRVLAIPTPSGTPLTQARVEDLARADQIIVACGRYEGIDARVAEHYRGAGVEVVEFSIGDYVLNGGEVAAMVLTEAVARLLDGFMGNPDSLVEESHSGAGLLEYPVFTKPREFRSLAIPEVLLGGNHAAIERWRRDRAIEKTARVRPDLALSLDASSLTREDRAMLARCGVAYPRGGAAERLNVRQAGLEDVVAVSELAARTFPDACPENLPEEAIAEHIATQLTADVFDALISDPERHRLFVAEVWGGLVGYVLTHVGPDALPSDMVRPGRVEEGSAYLSKCYVDEAWRGSGVADALIERAIADARDLGHAAVVLGTNRGNKEAQAFYKHHGFRKRSSRTFDVGGVRNYDVVMVRDLTA; this is encoded by the coding sequence GTGCGCTTCGATCTCATTTCGATTTTTCCTGACTATTTTGCGCCTCTTCGCCTCTCGCTGATGGGGAAGGCTGAGGACGCCGGCCTCGTGCATCTCCAGGCGCACGACCTGCGCGAGTGGGCGACCGGCAAGCATCGCAGCGTCGATGACACCCCCTACGGCGGTGGCGCGGGCATGGTCATGCGTGCGGATGTGTGGGCTCGCGCCCTCGACGAGGTCCTTGCCATGCCGCTCGCGGAGCGCGACGGCGATGGGTCCCAGGCCTCGCCGCGTCGCGTCCTCGCGATCCCGACGCCGTCGGGAACGCCGCTGACCCAGGCGCGGGTTGAGGATCTCGCGCGCGCCGACCAGATCATCGTCGCCTGCGGGCGTTACGAGGGCATCGACGCGCGCGTCGCTGAGCACTACCGCGGCGCTGGCGTCGAGGTCGTCGAGTTTTCTATTGGCGACTATGTCCTCAATGGTGGCGAGGTCGCAGCGATGGTTCTCACCGAGGCGGTCGCGCGCCTTCTTGACGGTTTTATGGGAAACCCGGACTCGCTCGTTGAAGAGTCTCACTCGGGTGCGGGCCTCCTCGAATACCCCGTGTTCACCAAACCCAGGGAGTTCCGCTCCCTCGCGATCCCCGAGGTGCTTCTCGGCGGTAATCACGCGGCGATCGAGCGGTGGCGCCGAGATCGAGCGATTGAGAAGACCGCTCGCGTGCGCCCTGATCTCGCGCTGTCACTGGATGCTTCGTCGCTGACGCGCGAGGACCGTGCGATGCTGGCCCGATGCGGTGTTGCGTACCCGCGAGGTGGAGCGGCGGAACGGCTCAACGTGCGACAGGCTGGGCTTGAGGACGTCGTTGCAGTCAGCGAGCTCGCGGCACGCACGTTCCCGGATGCTTGCCCGGAGAACCTGCCCGAGGAAGCGATTGCGGAGCACATTGCCACGCAGCTCACCGCCGACGTGTTTGACGCTCTTATTTCCGATCCTGAGCGTCACCGCCTGTTCGTCGCCGAGGTCTGGGGTGGCCTCGTCGGTTACGTGCTCACCCACGTCGGACCCGATGCGTTGCCGAGCGACATGGTGCGTCCCGGACGCGTGGAGGAAGGTAGTGCCTACCTGTCCAAGTGCTATGTTGACGAGGCGTGGCGAGGCAGCGGTGTCGCGGACGCGCTCATCGAGCGCGCCATTGCCGATGCGCGAGACTTGGGGCATGCCGCTGTTGTGCTCGGCACCAATCGAGGGAATAAGGAGGCGCAAGCCTTTTACAAGCACCACGGATTCCGTAAGCGTTCGAGCCGAACCTTCGATGTGGGCGGCGTACGCAACTACGACGTCGTCATGGTGCGTGATCTCACCGCATAA
- the rplS gene encoding 50S ribosomal protein L19 yields MQKLDAVDAASLRDDIPSFRAGDTLKVHVKVIEGNRSRIQVFQGVVIARRGHGVSSTFTIRKVSFGVGVERTFPVHAPTIDHIEVVTKGDVRRAKLYYLRERHGKAAKIKEHRSGKSA; encoded by the coding sequence ATGCAGAAGCTGGACGCCGTTGATGCGGCTTCGCTGCGCGATGACATCCCCTCGTTCCGAGCTGGCGACACCCTCAAGGTGCACGTCAAGGTCATCGAAGGTAACCGCTCTCGTATCCAGGTCTTCCAGGGTGTCGTGATCGCTCGTCGCGGTCACGGTGTGTCCTCCACGTTCACCATCCGCAAGGTTTCCTTCGGTGTGGGCGTCGAGCGTACCTTCCCGGTTCACGCCCCCACGATCGACCACATCGAGGTCGTCACCAAGGGCGACGTGCGTCGCGCTAAGCTCTACTACCTGCGTGAGCGTCACGGCAAGGCCGCGAAGATCAAGGAACACCGTTCCGGCAAGTCCGCCTGA
- the lepB gene encoding signal peptidase I: MTPTAGPSLGPLHSPSLRDRDRAEARARRNPLVWLREILMIIVVALVISSLLRAFIVQVFWIPSPSMHNTLVEDDRIAVSRIDALRSNVHRGDVVVFDDTLGWLGSSQATSPSVLRRLGEFTGFVPGGSEQTLVKRVIGVGGDRVSCTSANGKVSVNGVELDETYVPDGQVPCGERTFDVVVPEGHLWVMGDNRSNSADSRYHMGSGQSPYVPLSSVVGTVQAVIWPTSRWTTDIAHHEVFASVPDAS, from the coding sequence ATGACCCCGACAGCAGGACCGTCGCTCGGACCACTGCATTCGCCTTCTCTTCGGGATCGTGATCGCGCGGAGGCTCGCGCTCGTCGCAACCCGCTCGTGTGGCTGCGCGAGATCCTCATGATCATCGTGGTCGCCCTCGTGATCTCGTCGCTGCTGCGTGCCTTCATCGTCCAGGTCTTCTGGATTCCCTCACCGTCGATGCACAACACTCTGGTGGAGGATGACCGCATCGCCGTCTCGCGTATCGACGCGCTTCGTTCGAACGTGCACCGCGGGGATGTCGTCGTCTTCGATGACACGCTCGGCTGGCTGGGTTCGTCGCAGGCGACGTCTCCCTCAGTGCTGCGCCGTCTGGGGGAGTTCACCGGTTTCGTCCCGGGAGGCAGTGAGCAGACGCTCGTGAAGCGCGTCATCGGCGTCGGTGGCGATCGTGTGTCATGCACCAGTGCGAACGGCAAGGTGAGCGTCAACGGAGTTGAGCTTGACGAGACGTACGTGCCCGATGGGCAGGTTCCGTGTGGCGAGCGCACTTTTGATGTTGTCGTTCCCGAGGGACACCTGTGGGTGATGGGTGACAACCGTTCGAACTCGGCTGATTCTCGCTACCACATGGGGTCGGGACAGTCGCCCTACGTGCCGCTTTCCTCGGTCGTTGGTACCGTTCAGGCGGTCATCTGGCCCACGTCGCGTTGGACGACGGACATCGCGCACCACGAGGTGTTCGCGTCTGTTCCTGACGCCTCATGA
- a CDS encoding ribonuclease HII, producing the protein MTTASRDLEVSLARRWGIVAGMDEVGRGALAGPVAVGVALIGVDAPPVPEGLTDSKALTARRREALVDPVREWALACAVGYASPQEIDDWGIIAALRLAGRRALAEVASHGLVPGGVLLDGSHDWLSAPDDLFGAIDGPEDPFGIELPVQMQVKADASCAVVAAASVLAKVERDHLMQELEDPGYGWASNKGYGSAAHTRAIVELGVSDQHRRSWKMPTQATK; encoded by the coding sequence ATGACGACCGCCTCGCGTGACCTCGAGGTCTCCCTCGCGCGTCGGTGGGGGATCGTTGCGGGGATGGACGAGGTAGGGCGCGGAGCGCTGGCCGGTCCGGTTGCCGTGGGTGTGGCGCTCATCGGTGTCGATGCCCCACCGGTTCCCGAAGGCCTCACCGACTCCAAAGCACTGACCGCTCGTCGGCGCGAGGCCCTTGTCGATCCCGTGCGTGAATGGGCCTTGGCTTGTGCAGTCGGCTACGCCTCCCCGCAGGAGATCGATGACTGGGGCATCATCGCCGCGCTTCGCCTGGCGGGCCGGCGCGCTCTGGCCGAGGTAGCCAGCCATGGCCTCGTTCCCGGCGGTGTTCTGCTGGATGGCTCCCATGATTGGCTGTCTGCACCCGACGATCTGTTCGGTGCCATCGACGGGCCTGAGGATCCTTTTGGCATCGAACTGCCTGTCCAGATGCAGGTGAAGGCCGACGCGTCCTGCGCGGTCGTTGCCGCAGCCTCCGTCCTCGCGAAGGTTGAACGCGACCACCTCATGCAGGAGCTTGAGGATCCGGGCTACGGATGGGCATCGAACAAGGGCTACGGGTCGGCCGCCCACACTCGCGCGATCGTCGAGCTCGGCGTGTCGGATCAGCATCGTCGCTCCTGGAAGATGCCGACGCAGGCCACAAAGTAG
- a CDS encoding DUF2469 domain-containing protein: protein MSEEIEGYENNLELELFKEYRDVIGLFKYVVETERRFYLCNHVDVQARPVGGDVFFELTLSDAWVWDIYRSSRFVRSVRVITYKDVNVEELSKPELDIP from the coding sequence GTGAGCGAAGAAATCGAAGGTTACGAAAACAATCTGGAGCTGGAACTCTTCAAGGAGTACCGCGACGTCATCGGGTTGTTCAAGTACGTCGTGGAAACCGAGAGGCGTTTCTATCTGTGCAACCACGTTGATGTGCAGGCACGCCCGGTCGGCGGCGACGTCTTTTTCGAGCTGACGCTCAGCGACGCGTGGGTGTGGGACATCTACCGCTCGTCGCGCTTCGTGCGCTCGGTGCGCGTCATCACCTACAAGGACGTCAACGTCGAGGAGCTCTCCAAGCCGGAGCTCGACATCCCGTAA
- a CDS encoding YraN family protein: protein MGCLIRPDRRAIGAAGEYTARLALEEEGLRLLDTNWRDGRRGELDIIARDETDPSRSWTVIVEVRTRVGRRKGSALASVDHRKVARLRALTGAWCRAHGHLASRVRIDVVAITVDARTLESWPGSMDEVVDLRALGAQLVWLRGVQ, encoded by the coding sequence ATGGGATGCTTAATACGGCCCGACCGTCGGGCCATTGGCGCTGCGGGAGAATATACCGCCCGACTGGCGCTCGAAGAGGAAGGCCTGCGCCTTCTTGACACCAACTGGCGAGATGGTCGTCGGGGCGAGCTCGATATCATCGCGCGTGACGAGACCGATCCATCGCGTTCGTGGACCGTGATCGTGGAGGTGCGCACCAGGGTCGGGCGCAGGAAGGGGAGTGCGCTCGCTTCGGTCGACCATCGCAAGGTGGCGCGGCTTCGAGCCCTGACGGGTGCGTGGTGCAGGGCCCACGGTCACCTCGCTTCGCGTGTGCGTATCGACGTCGTCGCCATCACCGTGGACGCGCGGACGCTGGAATCCTGGCCGGGGTCCATGGACGAGGTCGTGGATCTTCGCGCTCTGGGGGCACAGCTCGTGTGGTTACGGGGTGTGCAATGA
- a CDS encoding YifB family Mg chelatase-like AAA ATPase, with the protein MRGPGLARTYSMSIVGIEGHLVDVETYAGSGLVAFTLVGLLDTSVREARDRVRAAFESCGLDVLDQRITVNLSPAGIPKSGSAFDLSIAASIALATGLVSPVAFEDAVLVGELALDGSIQPVRGVLPAVLAARSRGVRRVIVPSACAQEARLVSGIEVLDFAHLADLIAWAGGEAVKAPFHGRMGVRCEGERDGDPTLADMADVRGQPEAIAAMEVAAAGGHHVFLLGEPGSGKTMLASRLPTILPDLDADTALVTTSLHSVAGLLPSSISLMTRPPFQAPHHSVTMPALIGGGTRTLVPGAASLAHGGILFLDEAAEFAPSVLDSLREPLESGVIHVHRSGVQARYPAQFQLVMASNPCPCGGGYGGRRCTCSSMNRRRYLARLSGPLLDRMDIRIDVHTPSRADLASTQTRDSASIRGRVIEARSRARTRLKGTPWTMNAQLPGAWLRHHSGIDASLIHQLDRLVDSGHSSMRGIDRMLRLAWTLADLEAAPRPTFDHIVAAQQLRNGADHYE; encoded by the coding sequence ATGAGAGGGCCGGGACTTGCGCGCACGTATTCCATGAGTATCGTCGGCATCGAGGGGCACCTTGTCGACGTGGAGACCTACGCGGGGTCGGGCCTCGTGGCGTTCACGCTCGTCGGCCTGCTCGACACCTCCGTGCGCGAGGCGCGTGATCGCGTGCGCGCTGCGTTCGAGTCGTGCGGCCTGGACGTCTTGGACCAACGCATCACCGTAAATCTGTCCCCTGCGGGCATTCCGAAGTCGGGGTCGGCTTTCGACCTCTCGATCGCGGCGTCCATTGCTCTGGCCACGGGCCTCGTCTCGCCGGTGGCTTTTGAGGACGCGGTCCTCGTCGGCGAGCTTGCGTTGGACGGCAGTATCCAGCCGGTGCGCGGGGTGCTGCCGGCTGTGCTGGCCGCACGTTCGCGGGGCGTGCGCCGCGTGATCGTGCCGTCGGCATGCGCCCAGGAGGCGCGTCTGGTCAGCGGCATTGAGGTCCTGGACTTCGCGCATCTGGCTGACCTCATCGCGTGGGCCGGGGGAGAGGCTGTGAAGGCTCCGTTCCACGGGAGAATGGGCGTGCGCTGCGAGGGGGAACGTGACGGTGATCCGACCCTCGCAGACATGGCCGACGTGCGTGGTCAGCCCGAAGCAATTGCGGCGATGGAAGTTGCAGCTGCCGGTGGGCACCACGTGTTTCTTCTCGGAGAGCCCGGATCCGGCAAGACGATGCTCGCCTCCCGACTGCCGACGATACTTCCCGACCTCGACGCCGACACCGCTCTCGTCACCACCTCGTTGCATTCGGTGGCGGGCCTGTTGCCTTCCTCGATATCGCTGATGACGCGTCCTCCATTCCAAGCCCCACACCACTCGGTGACCATGCCAGCGCTGATCGGCGGCGGCACGCGCACGCTCGTCCCCGGGGCAGCGTCGCTGGCGCATGGAGGGATCCTCTTTCTCGACGAGGCCGCAGAGTTTGCGCCCTCGGTCCTTGACTCGCTGCGTGAACCCCTTGAATCGGGTGTCATCCATGTGCACCGATCCGGCGTTCAGGCGCGTTATCCCGCCCAATTCCAACTGGTAATGGCGTCCAATCCCTGCCCGTGCGGTGGCGGATACGGAGGGCGGCGGTGCACATGTTCCTCGATGAATCGACGCAGGTATCTCGCGCGTTTGTCCGGGCCATTGCTGGATCGGATGGACATCCGCATCGACGTGCATACCCCCAGTCGGGCGGACCTGGCGTCGACACAGACACGCGATTCCGCGTCGATACGTGGGCGTGTTATCGAGGCGCGCTCGAGGGCACGCACGCGCCTGAAGGGCACGCCGTGGACCATGAACGCGCAGCTTCCAGGAGCGTGGCTGCGCCACCACTCAGGCATCGATGCTTCTCTCATTCATCAACTTGATCGGCTCGTCGATTCCGGTCACTCGTCAATGCGCGGAATCGACCGGATGCTACGCCTGGCATGGACGCTCGCCGATCTCGAGGCTGCGCCTCGGCCGACCTTTGACCACATTGTTGCAGCGCAGCAGCTGCGGAACGGAGCGGATCACTATGAATGA
- the dprA gene encoding DNA-processing protein DprA: protein MNDTELWEAAWWSAVAEPADPCARILRRALGDRDARAWLIGSWSAPPLVLARHSRVDWHTQWNRWRQRALSVDIDSELNRVARAGGGFMTPGDPRWPEHLACLGEEEPMGLWFLGDLPEAPRADRHLSIVGARASTGAGNRCARNMAAFVAAAGVTVVSGGAIGIDIEAHRGALSARGRTIGILAGGVCNPYPACHGGDFRAVIDGGGALISEVAPTARPAKWRFLTRNRLIAAWSGATVVVEAGARSGALATARRAMEYGRELGAVPGAVDAPMSVGCLELARNGAMIIRDGRDALELVRPVSVDAAQPLFGMPVDDDHGVDALEMTQRRVWEALPRSAPASVEAICVAAALSREEVNYALMELSVAGLVSGSTRGWTRTGGGRP, encoded by the coding sequence ATGAATGACACAGAACTGTGGGAGGCTGCCTGGTGGTCTGCCGTCGCTGAGCCGGCTGATCCGTGCGCACGCATCCTTCGTCGGGCCTTAGGGGATCGAGATGCGCGCGCATGGCTGATCGGAAGCTGGTCGGCACCGCCGTTGGTGCTTGCCCGTCACTCGAGGGTTGACTGGCACACGCAGTGGAATCGGTGGAGGCAGCGCGCCCTCTCGGTCGACATCGACAGTGAGCTCAACCGAGTCGCTCGTGCGGGCGGCGGATTCATGACACCTGGCGATCCACGCTGGCCAGAGCACCTTGCGTGCCTGGGGGAGGAGGAGCCGATGGGGTTGTGGTTCCTCGGCGACCTGCCCGAGGCTCCGCGGGCGGATCGTCATCTGTCTATCGTGGGAGCTCGCGCTTCCACCGGCGCGGGAAACAGGTGTGCACGCAACATGGCGGCATTCGTCGCTGCGGCAGGCGTGACGGTGGTGTCCGGGGGAGCGATTGGCATTGACATTGAGGCTCACCGCGGTGCCCTGTCTGCGCGTGGGCGCACGATCGGCATCCTCGCAGGGGGCGTGTGCAATCCCTACCCCGCGTGCCACGGTGGCGACTTTCGTGCCGTCATTGATGGCGGTGGTGCCCTGATCTCCGAGGTTGCTCCCACCGCGAGGCCGGCGAAGTGGCGCTTCCTCACGCGAAACCGACTCATTGCCGCATGGAGTGGGGCTACCGTGGTCGTCGAGGCGGGAGCGCGCTCCGGCGCCCTTGCGACGGCGCGTCGCGCCATGGAATACGGGCGTGAGCTAGGCGCAGTCCCCGGCGCGGTCGACGCACCGATGTCGGTGGGGTGCCTGGAGCTTGCACGCAACGGAGCGATGATCATCCGCGATGGGCGCGACGCTCTCGAACTCGTGCGCCCGGTGAGCGTTGACGCCGCCCAGCCTCTGTTCGGTATGCCCGTCGACGACGATCATGGGGTTGATGCCCTAGAGATGACTCAGCGTCGGGTGTGGGAGGCGCTTCCCAGGAGTGCTCCCGCGTCGGTCGAAGCGATCTGCGTTGCCGCGGCGCTGTCGCGCGAAGAAGTGAACTATGCGCTCATGGAGCTCTCGGTTGCGGGGCTAGTGTCCGGATCGACGCGTGGCTGGACGCGAACGGGCGGAGGTAGACCGTAG